A region from the Silene latifolia isolate original U9 population chromosome 7, ASM4854445v1, whole genome shotgun sequence genome encodes:
- the LOC141590573 gene encoding uncharacterized protein LOC141590573: protein MDEKWFSKTKPTTRFYLAKGETGPHRCVQSKSFIEKVMFMCAVGRPLYGSNGELIFYGKIGIWPFVIEIPAQRNSKNRVAGTMETKCIESINKQVTKDMIINRVLPAIKAKWPSNVSKRIIIQQDNARPHLSNDDLDFKRAATSDGWEIELAYQTPNSPDLNVLDLGFLGQYNLSNKKKAIKLDELINNTIKAYEEQDALKLKYVWITLQACMVEVMKKKGGIDYPIPHMHKTKLAAQGLLPEYLDANIDLVKECIQYVQNVGDPSTISELVNSLNSLTENAENQASTSGTINEPTGNIEPVGTITEAGEGSNDPTLENPPVGSISSWFVDLCAGE from the coding sequence ATGGATGAGAAATGGTTTTCTAAAACTAAACCTACTACAAGGTTTTATTTGGCTAAAGGTGAAACAGGCCCACATAGATGTGTACAATCAAAGAGTTTCATAGAAAAGGTGATGTTCATGTGTGCAGTAGGTAGACCATTATATGGGTCAAATGGTGAATTAATTTTTTATGGCAAAATAGGAATATGGCCATTTGTTATTGAAATACCAGCACAACGAAACTCAAAAAATAGAGTAGCAGGAACAATGGAAACCAAGTGTATTGAGTCTATAAACAAGCAAGTAACAAAAGACATGATAATAAATCGTGTGTTGCCAGCTATAAAGGCTAAATGGCCTTCTAATGTTAGTAAACGCATAATCATTCAACAAGATAATGCCCGTCCCCATTTGAGCAATGATGATCTTGATTTTAAAAGGGCAGCAACATCAGATGGATGGGAGATTGAATTGGCCTATCAAACACCCAATTCACCAGATTTGAATGTCTTGGATTTGGGGTTTTTAGGTCAATACAATCTCTCCAACAAAAAAAAGGCAATCAAATTGGATGAGCTAATCAACAACACAATCAAGGCATATGAAGAACAAGATGCACTAAAGCTCAAGTACGTCTGGATAACATTGCAAGCATGTATGGTAGaagtaatgaaaaaaaaaggtGGCATAGACTACCCAATTCCACATATGCATAAGACAAAACTAGCAGCACAAGGTTTATTGCCTGAATATCTTGATGCTAACATCGATTTAGTGAAAGAATGCATACAATATGTACAGAATGTTGGTGATCCAAGCACTATAAGTGAATTAGTTAATTCACTAAATAGTTTGACAGAGAATGCTGAAAATCAAGCAAGTACCAGTGGCACCATTAATGAACCAACAGGGAACATTGAACCCGTTGGCACCATTACTGAAGCAGGTGAAGGTAGTAATGACCCAACATTGGAAAATCCCCCTGTTGGTAGCATTAGTAGTTGGTTCGTAGATTTATGTGCAGGGGAATGA